A window of Ignavibacteriales bacterium contains these coding sequences:
- a CDS encoding TolC family protein, with protein sequence MYRSNRSVIFWVTILLLFNVKIYAQEKLSLTIEQAIEIGLQNSKLLHSSLMKVKGAEAKVREVNAMRLPSLKLSSGYRRLSPIDPFSVTIPGMGTFNISSVILDNYSAQLTLFQPIFTGFRLLGNSDMNEQLSNAVNEDYNKDKSELIFNIKNAYWGLFKATQFQKVMDETVDQIKAHVADAKNLEKVGMMTTNDILKIEVQLSNTLYQQVDAENSVKLAAVALCNTLGISLETRIEILSSANMSSAQFDELNKLVGDAITKRSEIKAADSRVKASEAGVTLAKSSWYPQVSVVGNYYYSRPNQRIQPSKDQFDATWDVGVNLSLNVWDWLTTKHQTDQAETQLSQAVDAMGMIKDGITLEVTQNYLSFSQAKRKIEIAELSVKQATENLKVTNDKFKNGLATTTELVDAETALIGSKTNNTTAVVDYELSKAKLEKSIGK encoded by the coding sequence ATGTACAGATCTAATCGTAGTGTAATTTTTTGGGTTACCATCTTACTATTGTTCAATGTTAAAATTTATGCTCAAGAAAAACTTTCTCTTACGATTGAACAGGCAATCGAAATCGGTTTGCAGAACAGTAAATTGCTTCACTCTTCTCTGATGAAAGTGAAAGGCGCCGAAGCTAAAGTTAGAGAAGTTAATGCAATGCGTCTTCCTTCTTTGAAGTTAAGCTCCGGTTACAGAAGGCTGAGCCCGATTGATCCTTTTTCCGTTACTATACCGGGAATGGGTACCTTCAATATTTCATCGGTTATTCTTGATAACTATTCAGCGCAGCTTACTTTGTTTCAACCAATCTTTACAGGATTCAGATTGCTTGGTAATTCCGATATGAACGAACAACTTTCGAATGCTGTAAATGAAGATTACAATAAAGATAAGAGCGAATTAATTTTTAATATTAAAAATGCTTACTGGGGATTGTTTAAAGCAACTCAGTTTCAGAAAGTGATGGATGAAACTGTTGATCAAATCAAAGCTCACGTTGCTGATGCAAAAAACCTTGAGAAAGTAGGAATGATGACAACAAATGATATTCTGAAGATCGAGGTTCAGCTTTCCAATACTTTATATCAACAAGTTGATGCTGAAAATTCTGTAAAGCTTGCAGCAGTTGCTTTGTGTAATACTCTTGGAATTTCACTTGAAACTAGGATAGAAATTTTATCATCTGCTAATATGAGCTCTGCACAGTTTGATGAATTGAATAAACTTGTTGGTGATGCAATTACAAAAAGATCAGAGATAAAAGCCGCAGATTCAAGAGTTAAGGCAAGTGAAGCTGGCGTTACACTTGCAAAATCTTCATGGTATCCGCAGGTAAGTGTTGTCGGAAATTACTATTACTCTCGTCCTAACCAAAGAATACAGCCTTCTAAAGATCAATTCGATGCAACATGGGATGTGGGAGTGAACCTAAGTTTGAATGTGTGGGATTGGCTTACAACAAAACATCAAACCGATCAAGCAGAGACGCAACTTTCTCAGGCGGTTGATGCAATGGGAATGATTAAAGATGGAATTACTTTAGAAGTAACTCAAAATTATTTGAGTTTTAGTCAGGCCAAAAGAAAAATTGAAATTGCCGAACTTTCTGTTAAACAGGCTACAGAAAATTTAAAAGTAACAAACGATAAATTTAAAAATGGTTTAGCTACTACAACAGAATTAGTAGATGCAGAAACAGCTTTAATCGGTTCCAAGACAAATAATACCACAGCTGTAGTCGATTATGAACTGTCCAAAGCAAAACTTGAAAAATCAATAGGTAAATAA
- a CDS encoding TetR/AcrR family transcriptional regulator, whose protein sequence is MIRDIEIKERILQTTKEMFYKYGYSKVTMEEIAADLGISKRTLYKHFSNKEHILKEIVNGAKCEIEEYVDNLIDDKKTEFITKLQNFMAFVVSHFSRLSNPIVQDLVKNQPEVWKEIQEFRKKNAQDCFTRLIQQGIKSGIFRDDINSEVVTMLYFSAVHGMLNLETLSQLPVTADEAYKIIVRVLFEGIFTTEGRKKFKNKIQ, encoded by the coding sequence ATGATTCGAGATATTGAAATAAAAGAAAGAATTCTTCAAACAACTAAAGAAATGTTCTATAAGTACGGTTATTCAAAAGTAACCATGGAAGAAATAGCAGCCGATCTTGGAATTAGCAAGAGAACACTTTACAAACATTTCTCTAACAAAGAACATATTTTAAAAGAAATCGTTAACGGCGCTAAATGCGAGATAGAAGAATACGTTGATAATTTAATTGACGATAAAAAAACAGAATTTATTACAAAGCTACAAAATTTTATGGCGTTTGTAGTCTCGCATTTTTCCCGTCTATCTAATCCGATTGTGCAAGACCTTGTAAAAAACCAGCCGGAAGTTTGGAAAGAGATTCAGGAATTCCGCAAAAAGAATGCACAGGATTGTTTCACTAGATTAATCCAACAGGGAATTAAAAGCGGAATCTTCAGAGATGATATAAACAGCGAAGTGGTTACTATGCTCTATTTTTCTGCAGTTCATGGTATGCTAAATTTAGAAACACTTTCGCAATTACCAGTTACAGCGGACGAGGCTTATAAGATCATAGTTAGGGTTTTATTTGAGGGGATTTTTACCACTGAAGGCAGAAAAAAATTCAAAAACAAAATTCAATAA
- a CDS encoding pitrilysin family protein, whose amino-acid sequence MKRILILLLFLSMAARSFAQVDRTKFPQAGPAPEVKIGNAESFVLPNGLKVFVVENHKLPKVTFSLLIDRDPIIEGKNAGYTSAAGELLRKGTKNRPKDKLEQEIDFLGAFLSTSSTSVFASGLSKYTDKIMNIMADVILNPDFKQEELDKITKETLSNLAYSKDDPDEISNRVKMTLIFGKEHPYGEFETEESVKSVTLDMCNKYYETYFRPNIAYLAIVGDINKAKAKSLVEKYLGKWQKKDVPKNTFANPKAPIVNKVALVDRSNSVQSVISICYPVDLAIGSEDAMKAKVANSILGGSATGRLFMNLRESKAYTYGAYSSLNPDKLVGSFSASAKVRNVVTDSAITEIFIEMKKIRNEKVSEKELQSAKNLLSGNFIRSLEQPSTIASFAINTALYNLPKEYYKNYLKNINAVTVEDVQMIAKKYIKPNNAIVFVVGNGEEVAKNLSKFSVSGKIDYYDVFGEKIDPNVKKVPEGVTVDLVLNKYIEVIGGKENILKVKDRTTKMSGAMQGMNITMTQTQKAPNKSYILIDFGVGQQIMVFDGEKGKISAMGQEQPMPVEQVEQMKFGSLYSMLEHKENGIKYELTGMETINNKDAYRVTSTYPSGKKGTSYYDVNTGFIIRQLAEQGSGVQTVDFDDYRDVQGVKYAFKLSVGTPNGVLEMVATSVEVNTNPNNSLFEVK is encoded by the coding sequence ATGAAACGTATTCTGATATTACTTTTATTCTTGAGCATGGCAGCAAGATCTTTTGCTCAAGTTGATAGAACAAAATTTCCGCAAGCCGGACCAGCGCCGGAAGTTAAAATTGGCAATGCAGAATCTTTTGTGTTACCAAATGGTCTCAAAGTATTTGTAGTTGAAAATCATAAACTGCCTAAAGTTACATTTAGCTTGCTAATTGATCGTGACCCGATCATTGAAGGTAAGAATGCTGGGTATACATCAGCTGCGGGCGAGTTATTACGTAAAGGAACAAAGAACAGACCCAAAGACAAACTTGAACAAGAAATTGATTTCCTCGGTGCATTTTTATCTACGTCTTCTACAAGTGTTTTCGCTTCGGGTTTATCTAAGTACACAGATAAGATTATGAATATAATGGCAGATGTTATTTTGAATCCAGATTTTAAGCAAGAAGAATTAGATAAAATAACCAAAGAAACTTTGTCGAATTTAGCTTATTCAAAAGATGATCCGGATGAAATTTCCAACCGCGTTAAAATGACATTGATATTTGGTAAAGAACATCCTTATGGTGAATTTGAAACTGAAGAAAGTGTTAAATCAGTAACACTTGATATGTGTAACAAATATTATGAAACGTATTTCAGACCTAACATAGCTTACTTAGCAATTGTTGGTGATATTAACAAAGCAAAAGCAAAATCGCTTGTGGAAAAATATCTTGGCAAATGGCAGAAAAAAGATGTTCCCAAGAACACGTTTGCAAATCCGAAAGCGCCAATTGTAAATAAAGTTGCATTGGTTGATAGATCAAATTCAGTTCAATCTGTTATATCTATTTGTTATCCGGTTGATTTGGCAATTGGAAGTGAAGATGCAATGAAAGCGAAAGTTGCCAATTCAATTCTTGGCGGTAGTGCAACCGGAAGATTATTTATGAATCTTAGAGAAAGCAAAGCATATACTTACGGAGCTTACTCAAGTTTAAATCCCGATAAACTTGTTGGAAGTTTTAGTGCTTCAGCAAAAGTTAGAAATGTTGTTACCGATAGTGCAATTACAGAAATATTTATTGAGATGAAAAAAATAAGAAACGAAAAAGTATCCGAGAAAGAATTGCAGAGTGCTAAAAATTTATTATCGGGAAATTTTATCCGTAGTTTAGAACAGCCATCAACCATTGCAAGTTTTGCTATCAATACAGCACTTTATAATCTTCCAAAAGAGTATTACAAAAATTATTTGAAAAATATTAACGCTGTTACAGTTGAGGATGTTCAAATGATTGCAAAGAAATATATCAAACCAAATAACGCAATCGTTTTTGTCGTTGGAAACGGAGAAGAAGTTGCAAAGAACCTTTCCAAATTTAGTGTCAGTGGAAAAATTGATTACTATGATGTTTTTGGTGAGAAGATTGATCCAAATGTAAAAAAAGTGCCCGAAGGAGTAACGGTAGATTTGGTTTTAAATAAATATATTGAAGTAATCGGCGGCAAAGAAAACATTCTTAAAGTAAAAGACAGAACAACTAAAATGTCTGGAGCCATGCAGGGAATGAATATTACAATGACTCAAACACAAAAAGCTCCAAACAAATCCTATATATTAATTGATTTTGGAGTTGGGCAACAAATAATGGTCTTTGACGGAGAGAAGGGAAAGATTAGCGCTATGGGACAGGAACAACCGATGCCTGTAGAACAAGTAGAACAAATGAAATTTGGCTCTCTCTATTCCATGCTGGAACACAAAGAGAATGGAATTAAATATGAGTTAACCGGAATGGAAACAATTAATAATAAAGATGCTTATCGTGTTACTTCCACATATCCATCCGGCAAGAAGGGGACAAGTTATTATGATGTAAATACTGGATTCATTATAAGACAACTAGCTGAACAAGGCAGCGGGGTGCAGACGGTTGATTTTGATGACTACCGCGATGTTCAAGGTGTTAAATATGCATTTAAGTTGAGCGTCGGTACGCCGAACGGTGTGCTCGAGATGGTTGCCACTTCGGTCGAAGTGAACACTAATCCAAATAATTCGCTCTTTGAAGTAAAATAA
- a CDS encoding pitrilysin family protein has translation MKRKLIIFFMLMGFISITAQSNKILYEQYKLDNGLSVILHKDNTNPIVHVSVLYHVGSKNEDPARTGFAHFFEHLMFEGSPNIKRGQYMKIVESAGGNLNANTSFDRTYYYENLPSNQLELGLYMESERMLQLKIDSIGVETQRKVVKEERKQSLDNRPYGTLVEKIFSNAYKVHPYRWMPIGSAQYIDQATIDEFIAFYKKFYVTNNATLTIAGDIDVPKTKELIKKYFGEIPLGKEEIVRPKEIEPVKTAEVREIVYDKVQLPLVAQAYHMPAQGTPDYYALSMLTTLLSGGESSRFTKEIKDKQQKAMQVGSVPFALEDPGLFITFGLCNVGGKAEDLETAIDNEIDKVKKDLVGETEFQKVKNQIESSFVTRYSTVAGIGESLANYSVYYGDPNLINTEIQRFMKVTREDLKRVANKYLSKENRVVLYYLPKSMEKK, from the coding sequence ATGAAACGCAAACTCATAATATTTTTTATGCTAATGGGATTTATTAGCATAACAGCTCAGTCTAATAAGATTCTATATGAACAGTATAAGCTTGATAACGGATTGAGTGTAATCTTACATAAAGATAATACAAATCCAATTGTTCATGTATCTGTGCTTTACCATGTTGGAAGTAAAAATGAAGATCCCGCAAGAACAGGTTTTGCTCACTTCTTTGAACATTTAATGTTTGAAGGTTCACCTAACATAAAACGTGGTCAGTATATGAAAATAGTTGAATCAGCTGGCGGAAATTTAAATGCTAATACTTCTTTTGATAGAACATATTATTATGAAAATCTTCCGTCAAATCAGCTTGAACTTGGTTTGTATATGGAATCAGAAAGAATGCTTCAATTAAAGATTGATAGCATAGGCGTGGAAACACAACGTAAGGTAGTTAAAGAAGAAAGAAAACAATCTTTAGATAACAGACCTTACGGAACTTTAGTAGAGAAAATATTCAGCAATGCTTACAAAGTTCATCCATATAGATGGATGCCGATCGGTTCCGCACAATATATTGATCAAGCAACAATAGATGAGTTTATTGCCTTTTATAAAAAATTCTATGTCACCAATAATGCTACCTTAACTATTGCGGGCGATATTGATGTTCCCAAAACAAAAGAATTGATAAAAAAATATTTTGGTGAAATCCCTTTGGGGAAAGAAGAGATTGTACGTCCTAAAGAAATTGAACCGGTAAAAACTGCAGAAGTTAGAGAAATAGTTTACGATAAAGTTCAGCTTCCATTAGTAGCTCAAGCTTATCACATGCCGGCACAAGGTACACCGGATTATTACGCACTAAGTATGTTGACCACTCTTTTATCCGGCGGGGAAAGCTCAAGATTCACAAAAGAAATTAAAGACAAACAACAAAAAGCAATGCAAGTAGGATCAGTTCCATTTGCTCTTGAAGATCCGGGTTTATTCATAACTTTTGGCTTATGTAATGTTGGCGGTAAAGCAGAGGATTTGGAAACTGCAATTGATAACGAAATTGATAAAGTTAAAAAAGATTTAGTTGGCGAAACAGAATTTCAAAAAGTGAAGAATCAAATTGAAAGTAGTTTTGTAACAAGATATTCAACTGTTGCAGGTATCGGAGAAAGTCTTGCTAATTATTCGGTTTACTATGGCGATCCAAATCTTATCAATACTGAAATACAGCGTTTTATGAAAGTCACACGCGAAGATTTAAAACGAGTTGCAAATAAATATTTATCCAAAGAAAACAGAGTTGTTCTTTATTATCTGCCTAAATCAATGGAAAAGAAATAA
- a CDS encoding RNA polymerase sigma factor produces the protein MQDQIHIEQLNELILKVNMGDTKAFEVIVRNYHKFGYAVAFKILYNEEDAKDVVQECFIRIWKHLNEYDKKIKFTTWMYKIVVNLCFDKLKSQKRRRNIFKNLDENSVINTPSGIDLEKELTNKELAAMIKHFASGLSEKQKTVFILRDMEDLSIEEVSGIMKISTGSVKTNLFYARQSIRKKIIEWEN, from the coding sequence ATGCAGGACCAAATTCATATTGAACAGCTGAACGAGTTAATTCTTAAAGTGAATATGGGTGACACCAAAGCTTTTGAAGTGATTGTTAGAAATTATCATAAGTTCGGATATGCAGTTGCATTCAAAATATTATACAACGAAGAAGATGCTAAAGATGTTGTTCAAGAATGTTTTATTAGAATATGGAAACACTTAAATGAGTATGATAAGAAAATAAAATTTACTACGTGGATGTATAAGATTGTCGTAAACTTATGTTTCGACAAATTGAAATCACAAAAACGGAGAAGAAACATTTTTAAGAATCTTGATGAAAATTCTGTTATTAATACTCCGAGCGGAATTGATCTTGAAAAGGAATTAACCAATAAAGAACTGGCTGCGATGATAAAACATTTTGCAAGTGGGTTGTCGGAAAAACAAAAGACAGTTTTTATTCTTAGAGATATGGAAGATTTATCAATCGAAGAAGTTTCGGGAATAATGAAAATCTCTACGGGCTCAGTTAAAACGAATCTTTTTTATGCAAGACAAAGTATCAGAAAGAAAATAATAGAATGGGAAAATTAA
- a CDS encoding glycine--tRNA ligase: MRYAIAKNQNEIVEKIVSLAKRRGFVFQSSEIYGGLNGCWDYGPLGVELLKNVKEEWWKAMTYREDIEGLDASILMHPRVWEASGHVENFTDPMIDCKQCKARFRLDTLTELISDKNKEKALKEFDAAILSKEGSLEEKFNSILEDQLSATKLLDLLGCPQCSNKGTFTQPRKFNLMFKTFLGPVDDSSNIIYLRPETAQGIFVNFLNVVNSSRQKLPFGIAQIGKAFRNEINTKNFLFRTREFEQMEMQYFCKPGSDKQHYDEWKERRIEWFKSLGMTASKLRFHDHPKDKLAHYAKEATDIEYEFPFGWGEIEGIHNRTDFDLGRHQEFSGKSQQYFDDETKEKFIPYIIETSAGASRSFMAFLVDAYYEEKVKDDVRSVLRLHPKLAPTKAAILPLVNKDGMPEIARKIEADLRPYLRIFYDDKGAVGRRYRRMDEVGTPFCITVDTQTLQDETVTVRERDTMEQIRISISGLLNYLSEKLR; the protein is encoded by the coding sequence GTGAGGTATGCAATCGCAAAGAATCAGAATGAAATTGTAGAAAAGATCGTCTCGCTGGCAAAGAGAAGAGGATTTGTATTTCAATCGTCGGAAATTTACGGCGGATTAAACGGATGCTGGGATTACGGTCCACTTGGTGTTGAACTTCTTAAAAATGTAAAAGAAGAATGGTGGAAAGCGATGACCTACCGCGAAGATATTGAAGGATTGGATGCTTCTATACTAATGCATCCGCGCGTATGGGAAGCAAGCGGACATGTTGAGAACTTTACCGATCCGATGATTGATTGTAAACAATGTAAGGCAAGATTTAGATTAGATACACTTACAGAATTGATCAGTGATAAGAACAAAGAAAAAGCTTTAAAAGAATTTGATGCTGCAATTCTATCCAAAGAAGGTTCACTTGAAGAAAAATTTAATTCTATTCTTGAAGATCAATTATCCGCAACAAAACTTTTGGATTTACTCGGATGTCCTCAATGCAGCAACAAAGGAACATTTACACAACCGCGTAAATTTAATTTGATGTTCAAAACTTTTCTCGGACCGGTTGATGATTCCTCCAACATTATTTATCTCCGTCCGGAAACAGCTCAAGGAATTTTTGTAAATTTTCTAAATGTTGTCAATTCAAGTCGGCAAAAACTTCCGTTTGGAATTGCACAGATCGGGAAAGCATTCCGTAATGAGATCAACACAAAAAATTTCTTATTCCGTACACGTGAGTTTGAACAGATGGAAATGCAATATTTCTGCAAACCCGGTTCAGACAAACAGCATTACGATGAATGGAAAGAAAGAAGAATTGAATGGTTCAAATCATTGGGAATGACCGCAAGTAAATTACGTTTTCATGATCACCCAAAAGATAAACTTGCACATTATGCAAAAGAGGCAACAGACATTGAATATGAATTTCCATTCGGCTGGGGAGAGATCGAAGGGATTCATAACAGAACCGATTTTGATTTGGGAAGACACCAGGAATTCTCAGGTAAATCCCAGCAATATTTTGATGACGAGACAAAAGAGAAATTCATTCCATATATAATAGAAACATCAGCCGGTGCAAGCCGTTCATTCATGGCTTTTTTGGTTGATGCTTATTACGAAGAAAAAGTAAAAGATGATGTGCGCAGTGTTCTACGGCTCCATCCAAAATTGGCACCGACCAAAGCGGCAATTCTTCCGTTAGTAAACAAAGACGGAATGCCGGAGATCGCTCGTAAAATAGAAGCCGATCTTCGTCCTTACCTTAGAATTTTTTATGATGACAAAGGTGCAGTCGGTCGCCGCTATAGAAGAATGGATGAAGTAGGAACGCCATTCTGCATTACTGTTGATACCCAAACTCTGCAAGATGAAACTGTTACTGTAAGAGAACGCGATACAATGGAACAGATCAGAATTTCTATTAGCGGATTGCTAAATTATTTATCAGAGAAGTTGAGATAA
- a CDS encoding cupin has protein sequence MSIKIESPSIISAAGNKPKIIEEFIGNVNSQTNLVSVARMKSPAGWIEPGQKPEFDEYTVVLKGMLRVATKNSVIDINAGQAIIVNKGEWVQYSSPGADGAEYVAVCLPAFSPGIVHRDE, from the coding sequence TTGTCAATTAAAATAGAATCTCCATCAATAATATCAGCTGCAGGAAATAAACCTAAAATTATCGAAGAGTTTATCGGCAATGTGAATTCCCAAACAAACTTGGTTAGTGTTGCAAGGATGAAAAGTCCGGCAGGATGGATTGAGCCCGGGCAGAAACCTGAATTTGATGAATACACTGTAGTGTTGAAGGGAATGTTAAGAGTTGCTACTAAAAATTCTGTTATTGATATTAATGCAGGACAAGCTATTATTGTGAATAAAGGTGAATGGGTTCAGTACAGTTCTCCCGGCGCAGATGGTGCAGAATATGTTGCAGTTTGTCTTCCAGCATTTTCACCCGGCATTGTTCATAGAGATGAATAA
- a CDS encoding inorganic phosphate transporter, with protein sequence MTIAVLLLIILALFFDFLNGFHDAANSVATIVSTRVLSPRYAVLWAAFFNFIAFLVFGLHVAGTIGKGIVDIKIMDSSIIFATLMGACIWNLITWYFGLPTSSSHALIGGLMGAALVKAGPASLVGSGIFKTVIFIFISPMLGLILGVGLGVLVYNLFRKSHPLKVDHIFRKGQLISAAAYSLGHGGNDAQKTMGIIAGLLFSAGILQKFDSPGDIPLWVVLSCHTAIALGTMFGGWRIVKTMGQKVVKLRPVDGFCAELGAATTLFISTGLGVPVSTTHTITGSIMGVGSIKGLKNVKWGVAGRIVWAWILTIPLSAGVSALTYSVIKLF encoded by the coding sequence ATGACTATTGCGGTACTCCTACTAATAATTCTTGCATTATTCTTCGACTTTCTAAATGGATTTCATGATGCAGCTAATTCTGTTGCAACAATTGTTTCAACAAGAGTGCTCTCACCTCGGTACGCAGTTTTATGGGCAGCATTTTTTAACTTCATTGCTTTTTTAGTTTTTGGTCTTCATGTCGCTGGAACAATCGGCAAAGGAATTGTTGATATCAAAATTATGGACTCATCAATAATTTTTGCAACATTGATGGGAGCTTGCATTTGGAATCTTATTACATGGTACTTTGGATTGCCTACAAGTTCGTCACATGCTCTAATTGGTGGTTTAATGGGAGCGGCACTCGTTAAAGCGGGTCCGGCTTCCCTCGTTGGAAGTGGAATTTTTAAGACTGTAATTTTTATTTTTATTTCACCAATGTTGGGATTAATTCTTGGTGTTGGATTAGGAGTACTTGTTTATAATCTATTCCGTAAAAGTCATCCCCTCAAAGTAGATCATATATTTAGAAAAGGACAATTAATTTCTGCCGCCGCTTACAGTTTGGGTCACGGCGGAAATGATGCCCAGAAAACAATGGGAATTATTGCAGGGCTTCTTTTCAGCGCAGGCATTCTTCAGAAGTTTGATAGTCCTGGAGATATTCCGCTTTGGGTTGTTCTTTCATGTCACACTGCAATAGCCTTAGGTACTATGTTCGGTGGATGGAGAATTGTTAAAACAATGGGGCAGAAAGTTGTTAAGTTAAGACCTGTGGATGGCTTTTGTGCAGAGCTAGGTGCAGCAACAACATTATTCATTTCAACCGGACTTGGGGTTCCGGTTAGTACCACACACACAATCACAGGTTCAATAATGGGTGTTGGTTCTATTAAAGGATTAAAAAATGTAAAATGGGGAGTTGCAGGTAGAATAGTTTGGGCTTGGATATTAACAATTCCACTATCTGCCGGAGTTTCAGCTTTAACTTATTCTGTTATAAAACTGTTCTAA
- a CDS encoding DUF47 family protein has protein sequence MGFNLLPKEYEFFDMFDSLAAHCVTASKQFQENMSKSVFSDEDVKKIKEIERTADSIVFNIVEKLNKTFITPIDREDIHELAHELDSVIDYILKVSNHMKVYKITDINPRFREEVKLIDRSVEALSKAVNGLRNTKDAKKIMRYCNEVNLIEDEGDQLKNDVMAELFGGETDAIYIMKWKDIFQTSEKVLDQCDDVSKIVESILVKQA, from the coding sequence ATGGGTTTTAATCTATTACCAAAAGAATATGAATTCTTCGATATGTTCGACAGTCTGGCAGCACATTGTGTGACAGCCTCAAAACAATTTCAAGAGAACATGAGTAAATCTGTTTTTAGCGATGAAGATGTAAAAAAGATTAAAGAGATTGAACGAACAGCAGACAGCATTGTGTTTAACATTGTGGAGAAATTAAATAAAACCTTTATTACCCCGATTGATAGAGAAGACATTCACGAACTTGCTCACGAACTAGACAGCGTGATTGATTACATTCTGAAAGTTTCCAACCACATGAAAGTTTATAAGATCACAGATATTAATCCAAGATTTAGAGAAGAAGTAAAACTAATTGATAGATCAGTCGAAGCACTATCGAAAGCTGTAAATGGATTACGTAATACAAAAGATGCAAAAAAGATTATGCGGTACTGCAACGAAGTAAATTTAATTGAAGACGAAGGTGATCAACTTAAGAATGATGTTATGGCTGAGTTGTTTGGCGGCGAGACGGATGCAATTTACATTATGAAATGGAAAGACATTTTTCAAACCTCGGAAAAAGTTTTGGATCAATGCGATGATGTTTCCAAAATAGTTGAATCCATTTTAGTAAAACAGGCTTAA
- the phoU gene encoding phosphate signaling complex protein PhoU → MQEHFTKEVEELKTNLIKMASLVDEQVDRSYKALETGDTELCRGIKAKDMEIDAYDNLILTQCENILALFQPVASDLRFIMSALLINNQLERCGDIAVNIAQRVKKTAAFHSLIIESQILDMGKRAREMVKYAIDSFVNQNIEQAEKVLQDEDAVDKLNKSIFKFLVAKMQSNPEVIEPCAHLVVLSRHIERLADHATNIAEDLIFYINAEIIAHKKKLERYKKES, encoded by the coding sequence ATGCAAGAACATTTTACAAAAGAAGTAGAAGAACTAAAAACAAATCTTATCAAGATGGCCTCACTTGTTGATGAACAGGTTGATAGATCTTATAAAGCATTGGAGACAGGAGATACTGAACTTTGCCGTGGAATAAAAGCAAAGGATATGGAAATAGATGCTTACGATAATCTTATTCTAACTCAGTGTGAAAATATACTTGCATTATTTCAACCCGTTGCAAGCGATCTAAGATTTATTATGTCGGCACTTCTGATCAATAATCAATTAGAAAGATGTGGAGACATAGCTGTTAACATTGCTCAGCGAGTTAAAAAAACGGCCGCTTTTCATTCGTTAATTATTGAATCACAAATTTTAGATATGGGCAAACGGGCTCGCGAGATGGTTAAATATGCAATTGATTCTTTTGTTAATCAAAATATCGAGCAAGCGGAAAAGGTTTTACAAGATGAGGATGCTGTTGATAAATTGAATAAAAGCATATTCAAATTTCTAGTTGCAAAAATGCAGTCGAACCCGGAAGTCATTGAGCCGTGTGCACACCTTGTTGTATTATCAAGACATATTGAAAGATTGGCAGATCACGCTACAAATATTGCAGAAGATTTAATCTTTTATATAAACGCGGAAATTATTGCTCACAAGAAAAAACTTGAAAGATATAAGAAAGAAAGTTAG